The proteins below are encoded in one region of Bremerella sp. P1:
- a CDS encoding DUF4145 domain-containing protein translates to MIDRVKRRFEQLAATAEEIEDSKDFGSDSVPSNVQSLTGPTRMTTVRTYLIDLPKVLQWYSSVRTLLVQVFGDTSPLYTDFERKHDGTRHEVFDYRKAVFFAAKDDYENGFANLRELISADVFSDELEQAEELLAASYKTPAAVVAGTVLETTIRSLCGKHGIQNDRRTKLDTMNSELAKAGEYNKTKADQVRAWAKIRNSAAHGHADEFTETDVKLMIEGVRDFVANQLS, encoded by the coding sequence GAGTTAAACGACGGTTCGAGCAACTAGCGGCCACAGCAGAAGAGATAGAGGATTCAAAGGACTTTGGGAGCGATAGTGTGCCCAGCAACGTACAGTCACTTACTGGCCCTACGAGGATGACAACCGTTCGGACATATCTAATTGACTTGCCCAAAGTACTTCAGTGGTATTCATCCGTGCGAACGCTCTTGGTTCAAGTGTTTGGCGACACTTCCCCTCTCTATACCGACTTTGAAAGGAAGCATGATGGTACTAGGCACGAAGTATTCGACTATCGGAAAGCGGTATTTTTCGCTGCCAAAGATGACTACGAAAACGGCTTTGCAAACCTTCGAGAATTGATCAGTGCTGATGTCTTCTCAGACGAACTAGAGCAAGCTGAAGAACTTCTTGCGGCAAGTTACAAGACTCCTGCGGCGGTTGTCGCTGGTACGGTTCTTGAAACAACCATTCGTTCTCTGTGCGGCAAGCACGGCATTCAGAATGATAGGCGTACCAAGCTCGATACGATGAACAGTGAGCTTGCTAAGGCAGGTGAGTACAACAAAACCAAAGCGGATCAGGTTCGAGCTTGGGCGAAGATTCGCAACAGTGCCGCACATGGACATGCAGATGAGTTCACTGAGACGGACGTGAAACTCATGATAGAAGGTGTCCGTGACTTTGTTGCCAACCAATTGTCATAG
- a CDS encoding phage head closure protein has product MQFGKMRHSVKIQRFTEEQQSSGQYVKVWETLASRRVFVEPVATRTDKDAVQVTPEVTHQVMMRFYNLKPDDRLIFNTRILNIVGVRNIDEKNHEVMVDCVESGVINSTYTVEADGGIEMGGTSAVTQ; this is encoded by the coding sequence ATGCAGTTTGGCAAGATGAGGCATTCCGTAAAAATCCAGAGATTCACAGAAGAACAGCAAAGCTCAGGACAGTACGTCAAAGTCTGGGAAACGCTTGCCAGCCGTAGAGTTTTTGTTGAACCGGTAGCAACACGCACCGACAAAGACGCTGTGCAAGTCACACCGGAAGTCACACATCAAGTCATGATGAGGTTCTACAACCTCAAGCCTGATGACAGGCTGATCTTCAACACGAGGATTCTGAACATCGTTGGTGTACGCAACATCGACGAGAAGAACCATGAAGTGATGGTGGACTGTGTTGAGTCTGGCGTGATCAACAGCACGTACACCGTGGAAGCTGATGGTGGTATTGAGATGGGGGGCACCAGTGCCGTCACTCAATAA
- a CDS encoding LamG domain-containing protein: MSFLDPVNCSCNQFTETTSGGVKAGGSASVSDTVVRGGVVLGGSALVAVPSQDGDGYIFVYPLDAQYDGTSGEVDDVASGLDGTAGGLEYPTLDDGVYCLGSNNFADNEYISLPADNLSGNSFSVSAWVKINGYYRERVWYSRGFNTVGGDQWSIRFGHSVINNVWASVQTADGEFHCFSSGTMQRERWYHVACSFDGSSLKVYINGVLGGTTAVTGSLVALGNTSYIARYNNGIGLNDGNLQELRMVPDAKPAAWFLAEYENFCASGWYLVSPTETISPFSTYNELAAGGVVVAGVAVEEYVEAPSTITLTSNFTSDFDGWNAFRWNWLSTGGQSGGYVRSFDADNNSTKTLTRTVEIASGGGTISFYFQRQGEFIPGFAYYPRLSSNIDGTIWGTTGNPNSWTLAGPFALSAGTHNLNFNCGYQDSSQWRIGIDTITITNVVP; encoded by the coding sequence ATGAGCTTTCTTGATCCAGTAAATTGCTCTTGCAATCAATTCACGGAAACCACTTCCGGTGGTGTCAAAGCTGGTGGATCAGCATCAGTGTCAGATACCGTTGTGCGTGGTGGTGTTGTCCTTGGTGGTTCTGCTCTGGTTGCTGTACCTTCTCAGGACGGTGATGGCTACATCTTCGTGTACCCTCTTGATGCTCAGTACGATGGCACCAGCGGTGAAGTTGATGATGTTGCTTCCGGCTTAGACGGTACGGCTGGTGGACTTGAGTATCCAACTCTTGATGATGGTGTCTACTGTCTTGGTTCCAACAACTTTGCAGACAACGAGTACATTTCACTTCCGGCAGACAATCTCAGCGGCAACTCCTTCAGTGTGTCAGCTTGGGTGAAAATCAATGGATACTACCGTGAGCGTGTGTGGTACTCACGAGGCTTCAACACCGTCGGTGGTGATCAGTGGAGCATTCGATTTGGACACAGTGTCATCAATAACGTTTGGGCTTCAGTCCAAACGGCTGATGGTGAGTTCCACTGCTTCAGTTCTGGCACAATGCAACGTGAGCGTTGGTATCACGTGGCGTGCTCTTTTGACGGTTCCTCGTTGAAGGTGTACATCAACGGTGTACTTGGCGGAACAACTGCTGTCACTGGTTCCTTGGTGGCACTTGGGAACACTTCGTACATTGCCCGATACAATAATGGGATTGGCTTGAACGATGGAAATCTTCAAGAGCTTCGTATGGTTCCAGATGCCAAGCCAGCAGCGTGGTTCCTTGCAGAGTACGAGAACTTCTGTGCTTCAGGTTGGTACTTGGTGTCACCAACGGAGACGATCTCACCGTTCAGCACTTACAACGAGCTTGCTGCTGGTGGTGTGGTTGTGGCTGGTGTGGCGGTTGAAGAGTATGTGGAAGCACCAAGCACAATCACTCTTACGAGCAACTTCACTTCTGACTTCGATGGTTGGAATGCTTTCCGATGGAATTGGTTGTCTACTGGCGGGCAGTCTGGCGGTTACGTGAGAAGCTTCGATGCGGACAACAACAGCACCAAGACACTCACCAGAACTGTTGAGATTGCTTCCGGTGGTGGCACGATCAGCTTCTACTTCCAGAGACAAGGTGAGTTCATTCCCGGCTTTGCTTACTACCCAAGACTATCCAGCAACATCGATGGAACCATTTGGGGAACCACTGGCAATCCAAACTCTTGGACTCTGGCGGGACCATTTGCGTTGTCTGCTGGTACACACAACTTGAACTTCAATTGTGGATACCAAGACAGTTCCCAATGGAGAATCGGTATTGATACCATCACGATCACGAACGTGGTTCCTTAA
- a CDS encoding phage major capsid protein — MLGFFLALLKKINASFIATHDVARKAGSPSASAAANDAHLQRVEQMENAQLIREEAAELEAQQQAMVAELETRNEKAFSDEEMEAFDDLEARKEELFRQADSLERVQKLSKREDIFKAVKSKHITRKAGPSKKDADLALRSVLANGVESRFANLEEWREAGDKLNLRNGSSEFTIRMLSESDLIEKRQQSTTDAEGGYSISDGIVIGFEKALANYWNWGDIVTTHRTANHSPLTIVTNNDTSNEGAYLDELTAVSNTSMTFARTVLNAYKIASGVFPVSNELLEDNEINISSIVADGLAERLGRKLSREITNGDGASNHLRGFTNDTVTGVTADYTDGFAWDDLIDLFFSVDEAYRSNARWMMSSQTLAFICKLVDSYGRPMYMPFNDPLVGAPRLTLMGKEVIINDWLDSAIPGTPGLGDQVVYFGDFSKIHVRMVRDITTRVSNEKYFLEDAVAMISTLRADAKLLNAGTNPVKHLRLNTSSGAPSVND, encoded by the coding sequence TTGCTGGGTTTCTTTTTAGCCCTTCTGAAAAAAATCAACGCCAGCTTCATAGCTACCCATGATGTGGCCCGCAAAGCCGGAAGCCCAAGTGCTTCAGCCGCAGCCAATGACGCACATCTACAAAGGGTAGAGCAAATGGAAAACGCACAATTGATTCGTGAGGAAGCTGCTGAACTCGAAGCACAACAGCAGGCAATGGTTGCAGAGTTGGAAACTCGCAACGAGAAGGCATTCTCTGATGAAGAGATGGAAGCCTTCGATGATCTTGAAGCACGTAAGGAAGAACTGTTCCGTCAAGCTGACAGCTTGGAACGTGTTCAGAAACTCTCCAAGCGTGAAGACATCTTCAAGGCAGTAAAGAGCAAGCACATCACCCGCAAGGCTGGACCATCCAAGAAGGATGCTGACTTGGCCCTTCGTTCTGTATTGGCCAACGGTGTTGAGTCTCGCTTCGCTAACTTGGAAGAGTGGCGTGAAGCTGGTGACAAGCTAAACCTACGCAATGGCTCGTCTGAGTTCACTATCCGTATGTTGAGTGAATCGGACTTGATCGAGAAGCGACAGCAGAGCACCACCGATGCTGAAGGTGGATACTCAATCTCTGATGGTATCGTCATCGGTTTTGAGAAGGCTCTTGCCAATTACTGGAATTGGGGTGACATCGTAACGACTCACCGCACTGCAAATCATTCACCGCTCACCATCGTCACCAACAACGATACGAGCAACGAGGGTGCATATCTTGATGAGCTTACCGCAGTAAGCAACACCAGCATGACGTTTGCACGTACCGTGCTGAATGCCTACAAGATTGCTTCCGGTGTGTTCCCGGTATCCAACGAGCTTCTTGAAGACAATGAAATCAATATCAGCAGCATTGTTGCAGACGGATTGGCCGAACGCCTTGGACGTAAGTTGAGCCGTGAAATCACCAATGGTGATGGTGCATCTAACCATCTCCGTGGCTTCACCAACGATACCGTTACTGGTGTAACCGCTGACTATACTGATGGTTTCGCTTGGGATGATCTTATTGACTTGTTCTTCAGTGTCGATGAGGCATACCGCAGCAATGCACGCTGGATGATGAGCAGCCAGACGCTTGCCTTCATCTGCAAGTTGGTAGACAGCTATGGACGCCCGATGTACATGCCGTTCAATGATCCTCTTGTAGGTGCTCCTCGTCTCACTTTGATGGGCAAGGAAGTCATCATCAATGATTGGTTGGATTCGGCAATTCCGGGTACACCGGGACTTGGTGATCAGGTTGTCTACTTCGGTGACTTCTCTAAGATTCATGTCCGTATGGTTCGAGACATCACCACTCGTGTGAGCAACGAGAAGTATTTCTTGGAAGACGCTGTGGCTATGATCAGCACGCTTCGTGCTGACGCTAAGTTGCTCAACGCTGGCACCAATCCAGTGAAGCATCTTCGCTTGAACACTTCTTCTGGTGCTCCAAGTGTGAACGACTAA
- a CDS encoding head-tail connector protein translates to MSLITVTKSDTLPITLADVKSHLLVEHDLDDDLITSYIWTAISYAEDYTGRDFTATTYDWVLSCWHEKFELPRVPVTAITSLKYYDSDNSQQTWSSSNYYTIIPTNMPAILVPDANITKPSLKARPDAITIRFSAGYTALPWQVDAAIKLIVGHLYENRQAEITGTITTELKLGVDRLLSQHRSVWGC, encoded by the coding sequence ATGAGCTTAATCACCGTTACAAAATCAGACACACTTCCTATCACGTTGGCTGACGTGAAATCTCATCTCCTCGTTGAACATGACTTGGATGATGACTTGATCACTTCCTACATCTGGACTGCCATCAGCTACGCAGAGGATTACACAGGCCGAGACTTCACAGCAACCACGTATGATTGGGTGCTGTCTTGTTGGCACGAGAAGTTTGAACTTCCTCGTGTACCAGTTACGGCCATTACTTCTCTGAAGTATTACGATTCGGACAACTCCCAACAGACGTGGAGTTCATCAAATTACTACACGATCATTCCAACCAACATGCCAGCCATCTTGGTTCCAGATGCCAACATCACGAAGCCTTCCCTCAAGGCTCGTCCTGATGCTATCACGATCAGATTCAGTGCTGGCTACACTGCCCTTCCTTGGCAAGTAGACGCAGCAATCAAGCTGATTGTTGGGCACTTGTACGAGAACCGACAGGCAGAAATCACCGGCACCATCACCACTGAATTGAAGCTTGGTGTGGATCGTCTCTTGTCCCAACATCGTAGTGTCTGGGGGTGCTAA
- a CDS encoding HK97 family phage prohead protease gives MMETRNNNIELRYRGDEGFTGYASVFYDGTPGTEYELWQGTFERIDPTAFDDAIKNEKDVMAFYEHNPDILLGRTSANTLHLRKDAKGLKYSIPFDANDEDHRRIKAKVDRGDLRGSSFGFVPREDKWHREGSKDVRTITKLDLVEISIVANPAYKGTEKRSAETSYKNWKQLEGTQKRIQKLKRT, from the coding sequence ATGATGGAAACCAGAAACAACAACATTGAATTGAGATACAGGGGTGATGAAGGCTTCACCGGCTATGCTTCCGTCTTCTACGATGGCACACCCGGCACCGAGTACGAACTTTGGCAAGGTACGTTTGAGCGTATTGATCCAACCGCTTTTGATGATGCAATCAAAAACGAAAAAGATGTCATGGCATTCTACGAGCACAATCCAGACATTCTTCTTGGACGCACATCAGCCAACACGCTTCACCTACGCAAAGACGCCAAGGGGCTGAAGTACAGTATTCCCTTCGATGCCAATGATGAAGATCACCGTAGGATCAAGGCCAAGGTAGATCGTGGTGACTTACGAGGAAGCTCGTTTGGCTTTGTGCCACGTGAAGACAAGTGGCACCGAGAAGGAAGCAAGGACGTGAGGACGATCACGAAGTTGGACTTGGTGGAAATCAGTATCGTTGCCAACCCTGCATACAAAGGGACTGAGAAGCGTAGTGCTGAAACCAGCTACAAAAATTGGAAGCAACTTGAAGGGACTCAGAAGAGAATCCAAAAGTTGAAGCGTACATAA
- a CDS encoding HK97-gp10 family putative phage morphogenesis protein, whose product MPSLNKLNEGFVILGAEEISESLKKVEVKTQKKILRKSMRKALKPVQDAAKTNAPSRTGELKKSIKIRSLPRSRVRFGVQVIAKEPGFENWYAKWQEYGTKTGIKPKSYFTKAYANKGEVASKTAQQEILKGIMDAVDEEGRKNG is encoded by the coding sequence GTGCCGTCACTCAATAAACTCAATGAAGGCTTTGTCATTCTCGGTGCAGAGGAAATCAGTGAAAGCCTCAAGAAGGTGGAAGTGAAAACTCAGAAGAAGATTCTGAGGAAGTCCATGAGGAAGGCACTCAAGCCAGTTCAAGACGCTGCCAAGACTAATGCACCATCCAGAACCGGTGAACTGAAGAAGTCCATCAAGATCAGATCATTGCCCCGATCACGTGTGAGGTTCGGTGTTCAAGTGATCGCTAAAGAACCGGGCTTTGAGAATTGGTACGCCAAGTGGCAAGAGTACGGAACCAAGACGGGCATCAAGCCCAAGAGTTACTTCACCAAGGCTTATGCCAACAAAGGTGAAGTAGCCAGCAAAACCGCACAACAAGAAATCCTCAAAGGCATCATGGATGCTGTGGACGAGGAAGGCAGGAAGAATGGCTAG
- a CDS encoding tape measure protein: MPGNNSRVGTISIGMTVSTRKLTQGFREARVEITGFSNGIKQASTNIVTAFSKIALAIGAVVVAAKSLQASVIGPITLAAEAEQTAVAFEVLVGSAKEAQQVISALNKFSDVTPFEPEPVKQAGRQLLAFGVEAKNLLPTLNALGNIAAGIGAPLDELAEIYGKIRVQGRVFAEDINQLQGRGINVTKELAKQLGVTNEEVRELVSEGTIGFVEISKALEALAAGDFADLMKKQSGTVLGLWSTLIGRIKQVGKDFGAELIDTLGIKDILKNAIATLSNVDSLKQFLQPLREFTAQVKLSIGYVQHWYKVLNQDGALTNWIPSLKDITSGMKEWFGILRQAVNTQLSMNKVLMQLASFIDPIQQVSKYLKMLGVDITFTFENAKQILVDFLISTEFALNNLERIWNVAWLGMKVGVYGFMDDMTLKFRQFFATIDLYVQGFRDTIANIPTILENIQGSSIFPWADNRQFNPEDPLGEIFKGTKWDNFTEAEKNYPYFQEFSQATKEANAQLEALLNGRQGLFKDYERFMNQRRDEIYGMFSNGSQDSANEVEDTFADTIGKITYSITNQIPQAWREAAEKIKEGLKTPLQSFEEEFKKLFELRDAGLISDEELGLQSLKILPDTVKDAIEGAKTPIERFKEQGNILKEYFDSGLLSAEQYKIALSKIQEDTFGQQQFAELAEFGSDAAYKAILRNKSRTSKQDPVRQLTEINKQQLNTLNQLPPILRLLTAPPTVVTF; encoded by the coding sequence ATGCCGGGAAACAATTCGAGAGTTGGAACCATCAGTATCGGGATGACAGTGAGCACCAGAAAGCTCACTCAAGGATTCCGTGAAGCTCGTGTCGAAATCACTGGTTTCAGTAATGGCATCAAGCAAGCCAGCACCAACATCGTCACAGCCTTTTCAAAAATTGCACTGGCCATTGGTGCTGTTGTGGTTGCTGCCAAGTCTCTCCAAGCTTCTGTAATTGGGCCAATCACACTTGCTGCTGAAGCTGAGCAAACTGCTGTTGCCTTTGAAGTTCTCGTAGGTTCTGCCAAGGAAGCTCAGCAAGTCATCTCTGCCTTGAACAAGTTCTCTGATGTCACACCCTTTGAACCGGAACCAGTGAAGCAAGCCGGACGCCAGCTTCTTGCTTTCGGTGTGGAAGCCAAGAACCTTCTGCCAACTCTGAACGCACTTGGCAACATTGCCGCTGGTATCGGTGCCCCACTGGACGAACTTGCTGAAATCTACGGGAAGATCAGGGTACAAGGAAGAGTCTTTGCAGAAGACATTAACCAACTTCAGGGACGTGGTATCAACGTCACCAAGGAATTGGCCAAGCAACTTGGTGTCACCAACGAGGAAGTGAGAGAACTTGTCAGTGAGGGGACTATTGGCTTTGTCGAGATCAGCAAAGCTCTTGAAGCTCTTGCCGCTGGTGACTTTGCAGACTTGATGAAGAAGCAGAGTGGCACTGTGCTTGGTTTGTGGAGCACCTTAATTGGAAGAATCAAACAAGTTGGCAAGGACTTTGGTGCTGAACTGATCGACACATTGGGCATCAAGGACATCCTAAAGAATGCTATTGCTACTTTGTCCAACGTGGATTCTTTGAAGCAATTCCTTCAGCCACTACGAGAGTTTACCGCTCAGGTGAAGTTGTCGATTGGGTATGTACAGCACTGGTACAAGGTGCTGAACCAAGATGGTGCTCTGACTAATTGGATTCCGTCACTCAAGGACATCACCAGTGGAATGAAAGAATGGTTTGGAATCCTAAGACAAGCCGTCAATACACAGCTTTCCATGAACAAGGTGTTGATGCAGCTTGCTTCATTCATCGATCCAATTCAGCAGGTGTCCAAATACTTGAAGATGTTGGGTGTGGACATCACCTTCACCTTTGAGAACGCCAAGCAAATCCTTGTGGACTTCCTAATCAGCACGGAGTTCGCCCTGAACAATCTGGAAAGAATCTGGAATGTTGCATGGCTTGGAATGAAGGTTGGCGTGTATGGCTTCATGGATGACATGACGCTCAAGTTCAGACAGTTCTTTGCAACGATTGATCTTTATGTACAAGGCTTCAGGGACACCATTGCCAACATCCCTACGATTCTTGAGAACATCCAAGGTTCAAGCATCTTCCCTTGGGCTGACAATCGACAGTTCAATCCAGAAGATCCCCTTGGCGAAATCTTCAAGGGTACGAAGTGGGACAATTTCACTGAAGCTGAGAAGAACTACCCTTACTTCCAAGAGTTCAGCCAAGCCACCAAGGAAGCCAACGCACAACTTGAAGCATTGCTCAATGGACGCCAAGGATTGTTCAAAGACTATGAACGCTTCATGAATCAACGTAGAGATGAAATCTATGGGATGTTCTCGAATGGTTCTCAAGACTCGGCTAACGAAGTAGAAGACACGTTTGCCGATACCATTGGGAAGATCACGTACAGCATCACCAACCAGATTCCACAAGCTTGGCGTGAAGCTGCTGAGAAGATCAAGGAAGGACTGAAGACGCCCCTTCAATCGTTTGAAGAAGAGTTCAAGAAGCTCTTTGAGCTACGGGATGCCGGTTTAATCTCGGACGAGGAACTAGGCTTGCAAAGCCTCAAGATTCTCCCTGATACGGTGAAGGATGCCATCGAAGGTGCCAAGACTCCAATCGAGCGATTCAAGGAGCAAGGGAACATCCTCAAAGAATACTTTGACTCAGGCTTGCTCAGTGCTGAGCAGTACAAGATTGCATTGTCCAAGATTCAAGAAGATACGTTTGGGCAACAGCAGTTTGCCGAGCTTGCCGAGTTTGGTTCTGATGCTGCATACAAGGCCATACTCAGGAACAAATCTCGGACATCTAAGCAAGATCCAGTGAGACAACTCACGGAGATCAACAAGCAGCAGTTGAACACGTTGAATCAGTTGCCGCCAATTCTCCGGTTGCTGACAGCACCACCAACGGTGGTGACTTTCTAA
- a CDS encoding phage portal protein, producing the protein MLHVTQEIESRSLSVGDGIEFMGFNLEDILKGTANAAGVRVTAESILGNPAVKKGLDTICGSIGQVPFKVYKADGNNSTVARNHPAHWLLTQQPAENLTPIVWKQSLLHDAIIYGNGYSMIMRDALGNPTELLWLDPDATYPDKSNGPLAYVTTLGNRQFRISPNDVIHIRSLSRNGGVSGEPLFQLLRTSLGLGLATIEYGARYFKNNGKPSVVIELSDHVANNAEKFKDFKEKWKEAHEGVENSQRPALIYPGMKVTPITVANNEGQWIESREADLVAVANALNLPASWVNSQTNTSYKSLEMDQQNLVSQTLGPWFTQLDQELTLKLCSNRQLLRGTHWIEAERKALIQTDAQKEIDLIVQQVSNGLLSWEEARELLNRPTEKSQEFFMVTNVAKMFEPEPEVEAPMDEVQAPGEDVEEPDNRLSKLTDTVVRKLVKRVAKSVEAHAKKDDWQEYLERLREEHSDIATSQLEPAFGTRANTFVDEWLSELKEELQATSRADLEKVFQRQYENIPTYIQALGA; encoded by the coding sequence ATGCTGCACGTAACACAAGAAATCGAATCACGCTCACTGTCTGTTGGAGATGGCATTGAGTTCATGGGCTTCAACCTTGAAGACATCCTCAAGGGAACAGCCAACGCCGCTGGTGTCCGAGTCACCGCTGAAAGCATCCTTGGTAATCCAGCCGTGAAAAAGGGGCTGGACACCATCTGTGGTTCCATCGGCCAAGTCCCCTTCAAGGTGTACAAGGCTGACGGCAACAACAGCACTGTTGCACGGAACCATCCGGCACACTGGCTTCTGACTCAACAACCAGCCGAGAACCTTACGCCTATAGTGTGGAAGCAATCTCTTCTTCACGATGCAATCATTTATGGCAACGGCTATTCCATGATTATGAGGGACGCACTTGGCAACCCAACAGAACTGTTGTGGCTTGATCCTGATGCAACCTATCCAGACAAGAGCAATGGCCCACTTGCCTACGTTACAACTTTGGGAAACCGCCAATTCAGAATCAGTCCCAATGATGTAATTCACATCAGAAGCTTGAGCCGTAACGGTGGTGTATCAGGTGAACCGCTCTTCCAACTTCTACGCACGAGTTTAGGACTTGGACTTGCCACCATCGAATATGGAGCAAGGTACTTCAAGAACAACGGGAAACCATCGGTGGTGATCGAGTTGTCAGATCACGTTGCCAACAATGCTGAGAAGTTCAAGGACTTCAAGGAGAAGTGGAAGGAAGCACACGAGGGAGTTGAAAACAGCCAACGCCCTGCCCTGATCTATCCCGGCATGAAGGTTACACCGATCACGGTAGCCAACAATGAAGGACAGTGGATTGAGAGTAGAGAAGCAGACTTGGTTGCTGTGGCCAATGCTCTAAATCTACCGGCATCTTGGGTGAACTCTCAAACCAATACCAGCTACAAATCACTTGAGATGGATCAACAGAACCTTGTAAGCCAGACGCTTGGCCCTTGGTTTACTCAGTTGGATCAAGAACTAACTCTCAAGCTGTGCTCCAATCGCCAGCTTCTCCGTGGAACACACTGGATTGAGGCAGAGCGAAAAGCACTGATCCAGACGGACGCACAGAAGGAAATTGACTTGATTGTCCAACAGGTGAGCAATGGCTTGCTGAGTTGGGAAGAAGCTCGTGAACTCTTGAACCGTCCAACTGAGAAAAGCCAAGAGTTCTTCATGGTTACAAATGTTGCAAAGATGTTTGAGCCAGAACCAGAAGTGGAAGCACCGATGGACGAGGTACAAGCACCAGGCGAAGACGTAGAAGAACCGGACAACAGGTTGTCCAAGCTCACTGATACGGTGGTGAGGAAGCTCGTGAAGCGTGTTGCGAAATCAGTAGAAGCTCACGCCAAGAAGGATGATTGGCAAGAGTACCTAGAGCGATTGAGGGAAGAACACTCTGACATTGCCACGAGTCAGCTAGAGCCAGCTTTTGGAACCAGAGCTAACACCTTTGTTGATGAGTGGCTGTCAGAGTTGAAGGAAGAGCTACAGGCCACGAGCCGTGCTGACTTGGAAAAAGTGTTCCAACGCCAGTATGAAAACATTCCTACATACATTCAGGCATTGGGGGCATGA